A genomic region of Psychrobacter sp. M13 contains the following coding sequences:
- a CDS encoding heme-binding protein — protein MKVGVYLLVGSLLTLPGVAMATEEPKYTVLNQVDDFELRRYDPQIVAQTWVSGSQKQAGNRGFRILADYIFGNNTAPSGESSKISMTSPVKMQPQRADSDKSQKIAMTSPVAMQEQDGKWRVRFVMPSKYTMQTLPTPNNAEVSIIEVPMQTYGVIKFSGLTGEQKVAEKTQALKNWMQGQNLKIIGDAEMARYNPPWTLPFMRRNEVMIEYQAN, from the coding sequence ATGAAAGTTGGTGTTTATTTATTAGTAGGCAGTTTATTAACCTTACCAGGAGTGGCTATGGCTACTGAAGAACCCAAGTATACGGTATTGAATCAAGTAGATGATTTTGAGCTGCGTCGCTATGATCCGCAAATTGTGGCACAAACGTGGGTGTCAGGCAGTCAAAAGCAAGCGGGTAATAGAGGCTTTAGAATACTAGCCGATTATATCTTCGGTAATAATACCGCGCCTAGTGGTGAGAGTAGTAAGATCAGCATGACGTCACCTGTCAAAATGCAGCCCCAAAGGGCCGATAGTGATAAGTCACAAAAGATAGCTATGACCTCTCCTGTAGCCATGCAAGAGCAAGATGGTAAGTGGCGAGTTAGGTTTGTCATGCCAAGTAAATATACGATGCAGACATTGCCAACGCCTAACAACGCTGAGGTTAGTATTATTGAAGTACCCATGCAGACTTACGGCGTGATTAAGTTTTCAGGGCTTACAGGTGAGCAAAAAGTCGCGGAGAAGACTCAAGCGCTAAAAAATTGGATGCAAGGTCAAAATTTAAAGATAATAGGGGATGCTGAGATGGCACGTTACAATCCGCCATGGACATTGCCCTTTATGCGCCGCAATGAAGTTATGATTGAGTATCAAGCTAATTAA
- the asd gene encoding aspartate-semialdehyde dehydrogenase, with protein sequence MTVGLVGWRGMVGSVLVQRMRDEKDFAGITPVFFSTSNAGGDAPSFDDIDAGQLKDAHDIDALAACDVIITCQGGDYTQKVHQPLRDSGWSGYWIDAASTLRMQDDSVIILDPVNRLVIDKALAGGTKDFIGGNCTVSLMLMAIGELFNRGWVEWVSAMTYQAASGSGANNMRELIEGMGVLRDAVADELADPASAILEIDKKIAATQRSADFPQQYFGVPLAGSLIPYIDVQLDNKQSKEEWKGGVETNKILGNNADNTIAIDGMCVRIGAMRCHAQGLTIKLKKDIPLSEIEAALKNSGNQWLDVVEDDKQATIQRLTPVAVTGTLTVAVGRLRKLNMGPEYLGAFTVGDQLLWGAAEPLRRMLNIIREQNS encoded by the coding sequence TTGACAGTAGGTTTGGTCGGCTGGCGCGGTATGGTCGGTTCGGTACTTGTACAGCGTATGCGTGACGAAAAAGACTTCGCTGGTATTACCCCAGTGTTCTTCTCGACCAGTAATGCTGGCGGCGATGCGCCAAGCTTTGATGATATTGACGCTGGTCAATTAAAAGACGCTCATGATATCGACGCTCTAGCTGCTTGTGATGTGATTATTACTTGCCAAGGTGGCGACTATACTCAAAAGGTACATCAGCCATTGCGCGATAGCGGTTGGAGCGGCTATTGGATTGATGCTGCCAGTACTTTACGTATGCAAGATGATAGCGTTATTATTCTTGATCCAGTGAACCGTTTAGTCATTGATAAAGCATTAGCGGGTGGCACCAAAGACTTCATCGGTGGCAACTGTACAGTATCGCTCATGCTAATGGCAATTGGTGAGCTGTTCAATAGAGGCTGGGTTGAGTGGGTCAGCGCGATGACATATCAAGCGGCTAGTGGCTCAGGCGCGAACAATATGCGGGAGCTGATCGAAGGTATGGGTGTGTTGCGTGACGCGGTTGCCGATGAGCTGGCTGATCCTGCAAGCGCTATCCTTGAGATTGATAAAAAGATCGCTGCTACTCAGCGCTCAGCGGACTTTCCGCAGCAGTATTTTGGTGTGCCATTAGCAGGTAGCTTAATTCCTTATATCGATGTTCAATTAGATAATAAGCAGTCAAAAGAGGAATGGAAGGGCGGCGTTGAGACTAATAAAATCTTAGGTAATAATGCTGATAACACGATTGCTATCGACGGGATGTGTGTGCGTATTGGTGCTATGCGCTGTCATGCACAAGGGCTTACTATCAAGCTCAAAAAAGATATTCCATTGAGCGAGATTGAAGCGGCGCTAAAAAACAGTGGTAATCAGTGGTTAGACGTGGTTGAAGATGATAAGCAGGCGACTATACAGCGCCTAACGCCAGTCGCGGTCACTGGCACTTTGACAGTAGCTGTTGGTCGTCTACGTAAACTAAATATGGGTCCTGAATATCTAGGGGCGTTTACTGTCGGCGATCAGCTATTATGGGGCGCAGCTGAACCCTTGCGTCGTATGCTAAACATCATCCGTGAGCAAAACAGCTAG